One Burkholderia cepacia genomic window carries:
- a CDS encoding efflux RND transporter permease subunit, which translates to MARFFIQRPILAWVIAIVIMLVGAAATTTLPVEQYPTIAPPSVRVTATYPGASADTIAKTVTQVIEQKLSGIDNLMYISSTSSNAGQATITLTFAPGTNPDIAQVQVQNKVTQASASLPETVQEQGVQVAKATDAFLLIVALSSPGGSLNSIDLGNVIATQIEDPLTQLTGVGDVTLFGAEHAMRIWLNPVQLKSVGMTASDVTTAITNQNVQLSVGELGGAPATGSQAINATISSSSLLTTPEQFGEILLRVNTDGSKVRLRDVARVEVGGDSYATSSRLDGKPTAALAIKLSTGANAMSTASKVRAKLAELQPQLPKDVVISYPYDSTPFVRISIEEVVKTLIEAVILVFLVMYLFLQNLRATLIPTIVVPVALLGTLGVMSVIGFSINVLSMFAMVLAIGLLVDDAIVVVENVERIMTDEQLDPKAATEKAMGQITGALIGVTMVLTAVFIPMAFFSGSTGAIYRQFSVTIVSAMVLSVLLAMTLTPALCATLLAPASLVHHERKGFLGAFNRLFEKANNEYSTSLARVVAKPVRWMIAYALVTGIVALLFVTLPSSYLPEEDQGSIMVTISAPVGTPASSTLKTVEALEQYFLKQPAVAHVMVINGFSFNGQGQNNAFAFVQLKDWSQRGSDSAQAVIRRANAAFFKRRDAQIFVMNPPAIQGLGTQSGLDFEIEDRSGLGHDRLLSARNQFMALAAKSHFLWMTRPAGLEDTPQLYVDIDREKASALGLSISDVNTTLSTAFGSSYVNNYIDAGRIQKVYVQADAPYRMMPADIGQWYVRANSSSGSSSSSSSGTSTTSYDGEMVPFSAFSTARWTFGPPQIERYNRALAMRMSSQTLPGVSTGQAMNAVEKLAQQLPPGIGIEWTGQSYQEKLAGSQAIYLYAISLLVVFLCLAGLYESWSVPLAVILVVPVGVLGALVAAHLRGLENDVYFKVGLLTTIGLSTKNAILIVEFAKELQAQGRTVINATLEAAHLRLRPILMTSLAFVFGVLPLVISTGAGSAARHAIGTGVAGGMIAATVLAIFFVPVFFVVVRTLFRERGKNDGQHAGEGA; encoded by the coding sequence ATGGCACGATTTTTCATACAACGTCCGATTCTCGCGTGGGTCATTGCGATCGTAATCATGTTGGTCGGTGCTGCGGCAACGACGACATTGCCGGTGGAACAGTATCCGACAATAGCGCCACCGTCAGTGCGGGTGACCGCGACGTATCCGGGCGCCTCGGCTGACACGATTGCCAAAACAGTTACGCAGGTGATCGAACAGAAGCTTTCCGGTATCGATAACCTGATGTACATATCGTCGACTAGCAGCAACGCCGGACAGGCAACTATCACTCTGACGTTTGCGCCCGGCACCAACCCTGACATCGCTCAGGTGCAGGTGCAGAACAAAGTGACTCAAGCGTCGGCGTCGCTACCTGAAACGGTGCAGGAACAGGGCGTGCAAGTGGCAAAGGCCACAGACGCCTTTCTGCTGATTGTGGCCCTCTCGTCACCCGGTGGCTCTCTGAACTCTATTGATCTCGGCAACGTAATTGCGACGCAGATCGAAGACCCGCTGACGCAGCTGACTGGCGTGGGGGATGTCACGCTATTTGGTGCCGAACATGCGATGCGGATCTGGCTGAATCCAGTGCAACTGAAAAGTGTCGGGATGACCGCATCCGATGTGACGACCGCTATCACTAATCAGAATGTGCAGTTGTCAGTTGGCGAACTAGGTGGCGCTCCTGCGACGGGGTCTCAGGCGATAAACGCGACCATCTCGTCATCAAGCTTGTTGACGACGCCAGAGCAATTCGGGGAGATCTTGCTGCGTGTGAATACGGATGGCTCGAAAGTGCGACTAAGGGACGTTGCGCGTGTCGAAGTCGGCGGTGACTCATATGCCACTTCCTCACGGCTGGATGGAAAGCCCACTGCTGCGCTGGCGATCAAGTTGTCGACGGGCGCAAACGCAATGTCGACTGCGAGCAAGGTCCGCGCAAAGCTAGCTGAACTACAACCTCAGCTACCGAAAGATGTTGTGATCAGCTACCCATACGACTCGACACCATTCGTTCGAATCTCGATCGAGGAAGTGGTGAAGACGCTCATCGAGGCCGTGATCCTGGTGTTCTTGGTCATGTACCTATTCCTGCAGAACTTGCGTGCGACGCTGATTCCGACGATCGTCGTGCCAGTTGCCTTGCTTGGAACGCTGGGTGTGATGTCGGTGATAGGTTTTTCGATCAACGTACTATCGATGTTCGCAATGGTGCTGGCGATCGGCCTACTCGTTGACGACGCCATCGTCGTTGTCGAGAACGTCGAGCGGATCATGACGGACGAGCAACTTGATCCCAAGGCCGCGACGGAGAAGGCCATGGGTCAGATTACGGGCGCACTCATCGGCGTTACGATGGTGCTGACCGCCGTGTTCATCCCAATGGCATTCTTCTCAGGCTCGACGGGCGCGATCTACCGGCAGTTCTCGGTGACGATTGTTTCAGCAATGGTGCTGTCCGTTCTGCTTGCAATGACGTTGACGCCGGCACTTTGCGCGACATTGCTTGCGCCCGCTTCACTTGTGCATCACGAGCGCAAGGGATTTTTAGGTGCATTCAATCGATTATTCGAAAAGGCTAACAATGAATACAGTACATCCCTCGCACGTGTCGTCGCGAAGCCGGTGCGCTGGATGATTGCATACGCGCTGGTCACCGGTATTGTTGCTCTGCTATTCGTAACGCTGCCGTCGTCGTACCTCCCGGAGGAGGATCAAGGTTCAATCATGGTCACTATCTCGGCCCCTGTGGGGACTCCGGCATCGAGCACGCTCAAGACTGTCGAGGCGCTCGAGCAGTATTTCTTGAAGCAGCCGGCAGTCGCGCATGTGATGGTCATCAATGGCTTCAGTTTTAATGGACAAGGGCAGAACAATGCGTTTGCGTTCGTGCAGTTGAAGGACTGGAGTCAGCGTGGGAGCGATAGCGCGCAGGCGGTGATTCGCCGAGCCAACGCCGCGTTCTTCAAGCGCCGCGACGCACAGATATTCGTTATGAATCCGCCGGCTATTCAGGGGCTTGGTACACAGAGCGGACTCGACTTCGAAATCGAGGACCGTTCCGGTCTGGGTCACGATAGGCTGCTGAGTGCTCGAAATCAATTTATGGCACTTGCTGCGAAGAGCCATTTTCTTTGGATGACGCGTCCGGCGGGACTGGAGGATACGCCGCAACTCTATGTTGATATAGACCGTGAGAAGGCAAGTGCGTTAGGTCTGTCCATATCGGACGTGAATACGACGCTCTCGACCGCGTTCGGCTCATCGTATGTGAACAACTATATTGATGCGGGGCGCATCCAGAAGGTTTACGTACAGGCCGATGCGCCGTACCGGATGATGCCAGCCGATATTGGTCAGTGGTATGTCCGTGCCAATTCGTCGTCGGGCTCGTCATCTAGCTCTTCGTCAGGTACGTCGACAACGTCGTACGATGGTGAAATGGTGCCCTTCTCCGCATTCTCGACCGCGCGTTGGACGTTTGGACCGCCGCAAATCGAGCGCTACAACCGGGCATTGGCAATGCGAATGAGCTCGCAGACGCTACCCGGTGTCAGTACCGGACAGGCAATGAATGCGGTCGAGAAGCTGGCTCAGCAACTACCCCCTGGTATCGGTATCGAATGGACCGGCCAGTCGTATCAGGAGAAGCTCGCTGGCTCGCAGGCGATCTATCTATACGCAATCTCGTTGCTTGTTGTTTTCCTTTGTTTGGCGGGGTTGTACGAGAGCTGGTCGGTGCCGCTGGCGGTTATCCTCGTAGTGCCGGTTGGTGTGCTGGGGGCGCTGGTGGCCGCTCACCTGCGCGGTCTCGAGAACGACGTGTATTTTAAGGTTGGCCTACTCACAACAATTGGTTTGTCAACGAAGAATGCAATTCTCATCGTCGAATTCGCGAAGGAGCTGCAGGCACAGGGACGAACTGTCATCAACGCGACGCTGGAAGCGGCACACCTCCGGCTGAGACCGATCCTGATGACATCGTTGGCATTCGTGTTCGGGGTACTGCCGCTTGTGATCAGCACTGGCGCCGGTTCGGCGGCGCGACATGCGATTGGGACAGGTGTTGCAGGCGGAATGATCGCCGCGACGGTGCTGGCAATATTCTTCGTACCGGTGTTTTTCGTCGTCGTACGCACCCTGTTCAGGGAACGCGGGAAGAACGATGGCCAGCATGCAGGGGAAGGTGCATGA
- a CDS encoding efflux RND transporter periplasmic adaptor subunit, translated as MIAGCSDRSDKLGLAGAAPVAEVGVVTVAPQRIVEQTELSGRLSALLVSDVRPQIGGIVRKRLFTEGANVKVGQALYQIDAESYQAAYDQARGTLAKAEAALASARTKAARYADLVKIGAISAQDNDDAIAAVREDEADVLADRASLESARVNLNYTRITAPISGRIGASSVTEGALVTADQTTALATIRAYDRMYLDVTRSSTEWLRLRKAYESGRLHGTSRDAAVRLKMEDGTAYSHDGVLQFSDITVDQTTGSVTLRIIFPNPDGELLPGMFVRAQLDVGVNENALLVPQIAVIRGSDGGASVWVVDSTGHAKQVAVRAENAYRDSWIVSSGLKAGDRVIVDGLQRVQAGMAVHVVRDSARSAVAKS; from the coding sequence ATGATCGCTGGCTGCAGCGATCGAAGCGACAAGCTCGGGCTTGCCGGGGCAGCACCTGTTGCGGAGGTCGGGGTTGTGACCGTTGCACCACAGCGGATCGTTGAGCAAACCGAGCTATCTGGACGCCTCTCGGCACTACTTGTGTCAGATGTGCGCCCTCAGATCGGGGGGATTGTCCGCAAGCGATTGTTCACCGAAGGGGCCAACGTAAAGGTTGGGCAGGCGCTTTACCAAATCGATGCTGAATCGTACCAGGCCGCCTATGATCAGGCTCGCGGGACGCTCGCCAAGGCCGAGGCGGCGCTAGCTTCTGCGAGAACGAAGGCCGCTCGCTACGCGGATCTGGTGAAGATCGGCGCGATAAGCGCACAGGACAACGATGACGCGATTGCCGCAGTGCGCGAGGATGAGGCGGATGTACTGGCCGATCGTGCGTCGCTGGAATCAGCTCGCGTCAACCTGAACTACACGCGAATCACCGCGCCGATTTCAGGGCGGATCGGTGCGTCGTCCGTGACCGAGGGTGCGCTGGTGACGGCAGATCAAACCACGGCGCTGGCAACCATTCGCGCGTATGACAGGATGTATCTCGACGTGACGCGCTCGAGCACGGAATGGTTGCGGCTGCGCAAGGCGTACGAGTCGGGGCGCTTACACGGCACTAGCAGGGACGCTGCTGTGCGGCTGAAGATGGAAGATGGCACTGCGTATTCGCACGATGGCGTTCTGCAGTTCTCGGACATTACCGTCGATCAGACAACCGGATCCGTAACCTTGCGCATCATATTTCCAAACCCTGACGGCGAACTGCTGCCGGGGATGTTCGTGCGAGCGCAGCTTGATGTAGGGGTCAACGAAAATGCGTTGCTCGTGCCGCAGATTGCCGTTATCCGTGGGTCCGATGGAGGTGCAAGCGTTTGGGTTGTTGATTCAACAGGTCACGCGAAGCAGGTCGCTGTACGCGCGGAGAATGCATATCGCGACAGTTGGATTGTGTCGAGTGGACTGAAGGCGGGTGATCGCGTGATTGTCGACGGGCTGCAGCGGGTACAAGCGGGTATGGCGGTTCACGTAGTGAGAGATTCGGCTCGTTCCGCGGTGGCGAAGTCGTAA
- a CDS encoding response regulator: MTGTTIILIVEDDIDISSPLATFLSGKGYITHVADSAEEADALLASVDVDLVLLDVMLPGEDGLGLCRRLHAMKDGPRIIMLTALDDPTDKVVGLELGADDYVPKPFDPRELLARIRAVLRRPNTAPDDTRQSSAELVLQFSHRTFYPYRRFVRSPTGLRIPLTGAETDLLLVFCQHVRQVLTREELIRLTRGGNFPISERSIDLLVSRLRRKLAGDDPLEETIRTVRADGYAFQADVKFV, encoded by the coding sequence TTGACCGGTACGACTATCATCCTAATCGTCGAAGACGATATAGATATAAGCTCTCCACTAGCCACATTTCTGTCGGGAAAGGGCTACATTACGCACGTAGCCGACAGTGCCGAGGAGGCTGATGCTCTGCTTGCTTCCGTCGATGTCGATCTGGTTTTACTTGACGTGATGCTACCGGGAGAAGACGGGCTAGGCCTGTGTCGCCGATTGCATGCGATGAAGGATGGCCCACGCATCATCATGCTGACCGCTCTCGATGATCCCACGGATAAAGTCGTCGGCCTCGAGCTGGGTGCCGACGACTACGTGCCCAAACCGTTTGACCCGCGCGAATTGCTTGCGCGCATTCGCGCTGTTCTGCGACGACCGAATACCGCCCCGGACGATACACGCCAGTCGTCAGCTGAATTAGTTTTACAGTTCTCGCACCGTACGTTTTACCCATACCGGCGATTCGTTCGTTCGCCCACGGGCTTACGTATTCCCCTCACAGGTGCGGAAACCGATTTGCTTCTCGTGTTCTGCCAACATGTACGCCAGGTCCTCACGCGTGAAGAGCTCATTCGTCTCACGAGGGGAGGGAATTTCCCAATTTCAGAGCGCTCGATAGACCTGCTTGTAAGCCGATTGCGTCGGAAACTCGCTGGCGACGACCCCCTCGAAGAAACGATTCGCACCGTTCGAGCGGACGGCTACGCATTCCAAGCCGACGTGAAGTTCGTCTAA
- a CDS encoding ATP-binding protein, whose product MRRLLSTTLGQILTILGCASIITALLFIVLLSYHSPPTPPWPWQRAYRIASLVETLQPIPDYARDEVIATVLRPELSARLDQNPRTCDVVTQDSRDLEMALKSELSNTRNLTVRMCPNATQRHSIQVLVPLGTRTLEIRTDRRTSATPQYTFPFYGALIFMCVGVAAMSAWAIARVIRPLRRLSEQAEEFGRAMSAAAIEVEGPLEVRRAAHAFNLMQERITQSIQNRTRMLAAISHDLRTPLTRMRLQLEMEQTEIIREKLIRNIDLMQSMISSALAFLSSGKELEEKEWLDLGALIATLCDEYDEAGATIHYDGPEKIPFFCRPAAMQRALTNLFENAIHFGSSVEIVAWKVDNRITIQVIDNGPGIPEQKLQDVIEPFVRLDPARGDRPGSVGLGLSIVREIVRAHGGTFSLSNRKPSGLVATIMFPSAQIE is encoded by the coding sequence ATGCGCCGACTGCTTTCCACAACACTTGGACAAATCCTCACGATTCTCGGATGCGCGTCGATCATCACGGCGCTGCTCTTTATCGTGTTGTTGTCATATCATTCACCGCCCACTCCGCCTTGGCCTTGGCAAAGGGCCTATCGGATCGCCAGTCTCGTGGAGACACTCCAGCCAATTCCGGATTACGCCCGCGACGAGGTCATCGCCACCGTTCTGCGACCTGAACTCTCGGCACGTCTTGATCAGAACCCCCGGACTTGCGATGTCGTCACCCAGGACAGCCGCGATCTGGAGATGGCACTGAAATCCGAATTGTCGAACACCCGTAACTTGACTGTCCGTATGTGCCCCAATGCTACGCAGCGCCACTCTATCCAGGTACTTGTCCCCCTCGGTACTCGAACGCTGGAGATCCGAACGGACCGGAGGACAAGCGCGACGCCGCAATACACATTTCCATTTTATGGGGCGCTGATTTTTATGTGCGTCGGTGTCGCGGCCATGTCGGCTTGGGCAATTGCACGTGTGATTCGGCCGCTGCGACGATTGTCCGAACAAGCCGAAGAGTTCGGTCGCGCAATGTCGGCCGCCGCTATCGAGGTAGAAGGTCCACTGGAGGTCCGCCGCGCCGCGCACGCGTTTAATCTCATGCAAGAACGCATTACGCAGTCTATCCAGAATCGCACGCGAATGTTGGCAGCGATTAGTCACGATCTTCGCACACCTCTGACTCGAATGCGCCTTCAATTAGAAATGGAACAGACCGAGATTATACGAGAGAAGCTGATTCGCAATATAGATTTAATGCAGTCAATGATTTCTTCTGCGTTGGCGTTTCTCAGCAGCGGGAAAGAGCTCGAAGAAAAGGAGTGGCTTGACCTTGGCGCACTCATTGCCACTCTTTGCGACGAGTACGACGAGGCAGGCGCCACAATTCATTACGACGGACCGGAGAAGATTCCCTTTTTCTGCCGACCCGCTGCAATGCAGCGCGCTCTCACCAATCTATTCGAAAACGCAATCCATTTTGGGAGCAGCGTAGAGATCGTTGCATGGAAAGTTGACAATCGCATAACGATTCAAGTTATCGACAATGGTCCAGGCATTCCAGAGCAGAAGCTGCAAGACGTAATAGAACCATTCGTAAGACTCGATCCGGCGCGCGGTGATCGCCCGGGCAGCGTTGGACTCGGATTGTCGATTGTGCGAGAAATAGTCCGTGCGCACGGCGGAACATTCAGCCTCTCCAATCGCAAACCGTCCGGACTCGTCGCCACAATAATGTTCCCCTCCGCACAAATCGAATAA
- a CDS encoding SDR family NAD(P)-dependent oxidoreductase produces MHRLFEMDVCDLEGKVAVVTGLDGQSGWRIARELSDRNAKVILAYRDADKVPFAADKDLMNNVTRNIYLISLDIAKRSSIARFVEMLYAEVPWIDFLVNAVDVVPKSLSRTEGGFEESFWINHLGIFMLTGCLIGNVKAGGRVICISGHAHRHAKGIDFLDPNWEMRPYEPWRAYCDSKLANLLFILELARRLNRQGVAVSAVSVPADCISTYPRYLIWSMKNSRLGSYFRRIARTLFERMAGLDALLQLDTVISSCVRSVDYIVCSGHFDILEHPSRVNCVPTALDLRSARQLWSLSEQLTGVRFLSK; encoded by the coding sequence ATGCATAGATTGTTTGAAATGGATGTGTGTGATCTTGAAGGAAAGGTTGCGGTTGTGACGGGGTTGGATGGCCAATCAGGATGGCGGATAGCTCGCGAATTGTCGGATCGCAATGCGAAGGTTATCCTGGCCTACCGAGATGCGGATAAAGTACCGTTTGCCGCAGATAAAGATTTAATGAATAATGTAACGAGGAATATTTACTTGATTTCGCTTGATATCGCAAAGCGTTCTTCGATTGCGCGATTTGTAGAGATGCTGTACGCAGAAGTGCCGTGGATAGACTTTCTTGTTAATGCCGTAGATGTTGTGCCGAAATCATTGAGTAGAACCGAGGGCGGGTTCGAGGAGAGTTTTTGGATCAATCATCTTGGCATATTCATGCTTACCGGGTGCTTGATTGGAAATGTCAAGGCGGGCGGTCGCGTAATATGTATTTCAGGACATGCTCATCGTCATGCCAAGGGTATTGATTTTTTGGATCCGAATTGGGAAATGCGTCCATATGAGCCATGGCGAGCATACTGTGACAGCAAGCTAGCAAATCTATTGTTTATTTTAGAACTTGCTCGCCGCCTAAATAGGCAGGGCGTCGCCGTGTCTGCGGTTTCGGTTCCTGCTGATTGTATTTCTACCTATCCTCGATACCTTATATGGTCAATGAAAAATTCGAGACTGGGAAGCTATTTCAGACGGATCGCCCGTACATTATTTGAACGAATGGCTGGACTAGATGCATTGCTTCAGCTAGATACTGTGATTTCTTCATGTGTTCGCAGCGTTGACTACATTGTTTGTAGCGGGCACTTCGACATTCTTGAACATCCAAGTCGAGTTAACTGCGTGCCAACAGCGCTAGATCTAAGAAGTGCGCGACAGCTATGGAGCCTTTCGGAGCAGTTGACCGGGGTGAGATTTTTATCAAAATAA
- a CDS encoding MipA/OmpV family protein translates to MKRMNPVRSLSLCVGAWFVLFSGQTYATDEFDVSPSSENSGFTILSNATNVTHWGLGAGVGVVASPYKQYGSKVSPLPMINFDNKWVRLFGTSVELKVGQWGGVGLGLRAQYAIFDGYKASDSPVLEGMQKRSGAFWYGPAMVWRTGFGILSSEYLVSGNKGQRANIGFGTPFSFGSISVEPHVNVQWLSGKYVNYYYGVRSDESRSGRAQYNGASTINVSLGSRFAYNIDKHQSITLDVGVTRLGSGITDSPLVGKRFVPQLMGGYVYQFK, encoded by the coding sequence ATGAAAAGAATGAATCCAGTTAGATCGCTAAGTTTGTGCGTCGGTGCTTGGTTTGTATTGTTTTCGGGCCAGACATATGCGACCGATGAATTCGATGTAAGTCCGAGTTCGGAGAATTCGGGGTTTACGATTCTGAGCAATGCTACGAACGTGACGCACTGGGGACTGGGAGCTGGAGTCGGTGTCGTCGCGTCACCATACAAGCAGTATGGCAGTAAGGTATCGCCGCTTCCAATGATAAACTTTGATAACAAGTGGGTTCGGCTATTCGGGACCTCTGTAGAATTAAAGGTTGGCCAATGGGGCGGTGTAGGGTTGGGATTACGAGCACAGTATGCGATATTCGACGGCTACAAAGCTTCAGATTCGCCGGTTCTTGAGGGTATGCAGAAACGCAGTGGCGCTTTTTGGTATGGTCCTGCAATGGTGTGGCGTACCGGATTTGGCATATTGTCGAGTGAGTATCTGGTAAGTGGAAATAAGGGGCAACGAGCGAACATTGGATTCGGCACTCCATTTTCGTTCGGAAGCATTTCTGTAGAGCCGCACGTGAATGTGCAATGGTTGAGCGGCAAGTATGTTAACTACTATTACGGTGTCAGATCGGATGAGTCTAGGTCGGGGCGGGCTCAGTACAATGGCGCGTCGACGATAAATGTGTCACTTGGTAGTCGATTTGCGTATAACATTGACAAACATCAGTCCATTACGCTCGATGTCGGCGTCACACGGCTCGGTAGTGGTATTACCGACAGTCCGCTAGTTGGCAAGCGATTTGTTCCTCAATTGATGGGCGGGTATGTATATCAGTTTAAATGA
- a CDS encoding response regulator: MVEVQMNVLLIDDDEALRDLLREFFQQNRIELSVLHQATTLQTRLQRERPSIIVLDVMLPGIDGLTALKQLRMSGDNIPVILLTAKAEGVDRVVGLELGADDYLGKPFMPQELLARIKAVLRRHMFPAGKGRPNQPSPVKFGDYVLDFNARTLWRGEESIKLTTGEFALLEIFARNPLQALSRSEILTLLHGYEGRFTERGIDVPVWRLRRLIEKNPTDPRFIQTIRGIGYMFVPSGMPGEMDLSEPVRTGGC; this comes from the coding sequence ATGGTTGAGGTTCAAATGAACGTCTTGCTGATTGATGATGATGAGGCATTGCGAGATCTTCTGAGGGAATTTTTCCAGCAGAATCGGATCGAGTTGTCCGTATTGCATCAAGCAACTACGCTGCAAACGCGACTCCAGAGAGAGCGACCTTCAATTATTGTGCTGGACGTAATGTTGCCCGGAATAGATGGACTTACAGCGCTAAAGCAGTTGAGAATGTCCGGCGATAATATTCCCGTCATTTTACTAACGGCAAAGGCGGAAGGCGTCGATCGTGTCGTGGGTTTGGAGTTGGGTGCGGACGACTATCTAGGCAAGCCCTTTATGCCTCAAGAGCTCCTGGCGCGTATCAAGGCGGTGCTTCGACGTCATATGTTTCCCGCGGGGAAGGGGAGGCCGAATCAACCAAGTCCGGTAAAATTTGGAGACTATGTTCTTGACTTTAACGCACGAACTCTCTGGCGCGGAGAAGAGTCAATTAAGTTAACGACTGGGGAATTCGCGTTACTTGAAATATTTGCTCGAAATCCCTTGCAGGCACTATCTCGATCTGAAATTCTGACATTGCTTCACGGTTATGAGGGGCGATTCACCGAGCGCGGAATTGACGTACCAGTTTGGCGGCTGCGTCGACTGATTGAGAAAAATCCGACAGACCCGCGTTTTATTCAAACTATTCGTGGTATTGGATATATGTTCGTCCCGTCGGGAATGCCGGGTGAAATGGATCTTTCCGAGCCTGTGCGGACAGGAGGTTGTTAA
- a CDS encoding HAMP domain-containing sensor histidine kinase, protein MKVPLGRLFWRCFLMLWLSMVAAFACAGFYIHVVGRTPPPPGQFAPALLLIPVLSGGMVALPVAFSLAWYLSKPLRHLSLALRDAARARFEVRVSPVLGSRYDEFAFLAQEFDDMASRLQHGQMLQRQLFHDVSHELRSPLARIQAAIGLMQQDPKMAIAMAERIRQETERLDRFIEELLTLHKLEAGAMDPVRERLDVIELLNDIVQDAAFEARARGCRVQLEAPCSFVADVVGEPIYRALENIVRNAVRYTAPNTVIEIRAHTTKTLATTDSGVPWLEICVGDRGPGVPLELCEEIFEPFRRLDQYHHAAPAHSIPGSGLGLAIARRAFGLHGGDICATPREGGGLLVIARLPGGAAAGNAAAY, encoded by the coding sequence ATGAAAGTGCCGCTTGGACGTTTGTTCTGGAGATGTTTCTTAATGCTTTGGCTTTCCATGGTGGCGGCCTTTGCGTGTGCCGGATTCTATATCCACGTAGTCGGTCGTACCCCACCTCCGCCGGGACAGTTTGCACCCGCGCTTCTGCTTATCCCAGTGCTGTCCGGCGGCATGGTCGCTTTGCCGGTGGCTTTTTCGCTGGCGTGGTATCTGTCTAAACCGTTGCGGCATTTGAGTCTCGCGCTGCGCGACGCGGCGCGAGCGCGCTTCGAAGTGCGGGTCTCACCGGTGCTGGGATCCCGATACGACGAATTCGCATTTCTGGCTCAAGAATTTGACGATATGGCCTCGCGTTTACAGCACGGCCAAATGCTGCAACGGCAGCTGTTTCATGATGTATCGCACGAACTGCGTTCCCCGCTGGCGCGGATCCAGGCTGCGATAGGTTTGATGCAGCAAGATCCAAAGATGGCGATAGCGATGGCGGAGCGCATCCGGCAAGAAACGGAACGGCTGGATAGGTTCATTGAGGAATTGCTGACGCTCCACAAGCTGGAGGCTGGCGCCATGGACCCGGTGCGCGAGCGCTTGGATGTGATTGAACTGTTAAACGATATTGTGCAGGACGCAGCATTCGAAGCACGGGCACGGGGCTGCAGGGTCCAGTTGGAGGCACCTTGTAGCTTTGTCGCGGATGTGGTCGGTGAGCCGATCTATCGGGCTTTAGAAAATATTGTACGAAATGCCGTCAGATATACGGCGCCGAATACTGTCATTGAGATTCGGGCGCATACGACGAAGACTCTCGCCACAACGGATAGCGGTGTCCCTTGGCTTGAAATTTGCGTGGGTGACAGGGGGCCTGGCGTGCCACTGGAATTGTGCGAAGAAATCTTCGAGCCATTCCGGCGCCTTGATCAATACCACCACGCCGCACCGGCACACTCGATTCCCGGCAGTGGCCTTGGGCTGGCAATTGCTCGGCGCGCATTCGGTTTGCACGGCGGGGATATTTGTGCAACGCCTCGCGAGGGAGGAGGTCTCCTGGTTATCGCACGTTTGCCGGGCGGTGCGGCGGCAGGCAACGCAGCGGCGTATTAG
- a CDS encoding response regulator transcription factor, translating to MTPVLLVDDDVELTGMLVQYLAHEGFAATVAHDGEAGVARALTGDFSIVVLDVMMPRVSGIDALRRIRAASHVPVLMLTARGDDIDRISGLNLGADDYVPKPCTPGELVARLRAILRRATSMGEACPAVPLQAGSLVLWPSSRRATWQGELLELTGAEFNLLEILTRHAGRLVSKTDISLQAFGRPLARFDRRIDVHISSIRQKLGQRPDGQPWIISVRGMGYQLLTG from the coding sequence ATGACGCCGGTGTTGTTGGTAGACGACGACGTCGAATTGACTGGCATGCTGGTGCAATACCTTGCACATGAAGGTTTTGCCGCGACGGTCGCGCACGATGGCGAGGCCGGTGTAGCACGTGCGCTGACCGGAGACTTCTCCATTGTGGTACTCGATGTGATGATGCCGCGTGTATCGGGTATTGACGCGCTGCGACGAATTCGTGCGGCCAGCCACGTGCCGGTGTTGATGTTGACGGCGCGCGGTGACGACATCGATCGTATTTCGGGCCTTAATCTTGGCGCCGACGACTATGTGCCGAAGCCTTGTACGCCCGGAGAACTTGTTGCTCGGTTGCGGGCTATTCTGCGTCGCGCTACAAGTATGGGCGAGGCATGTCCCGCCGTACCGCTGCAGGCAGGGTCATTGGTCCTTTGGCCTTCGAGTCGCCGCGCAACTTGGCAAGGAGAATTGCTCGAACTGACGGGGGCGGAATTTAACCTACTAGAAATTCTGACGCGTCACGCCGGGCGATTAGTTAGCAAAACCGACATTTCACTTCAGGCTTTCGGACGGCCGCTGGCGCGCTTCGACCGCCGCATCGATGTACATATCAGCAGCATTCGCCAGAAGCTGGGCCAGCGCCCTGACGGGCAACCTTGGATCATCAGCGTACGTGGCATGGGTTACCAATTGCTGACGGGCTGA